TTTCTAAATGAAATTTGTTGCCTGGAATACAATTCCTGCCCTAACTTTAGAGCAATAAGCTACATTCTTAGCAATGGTGAACAAATATAAACTTTTATCGCTTCTAAAATGAGTAGACTCTATCTGCTCTATATCATCAATAGACGGTAGTGCTGAACAAGTAAGGATTTAGGCGATAGTTGAATATCTATAACCCAAACAAGCTAAGCTCCGAATTTCAAATCGATTGCTAATTATCCTTATTACTGCATGACCACCCTATACTTTGCTGGAAATACCAGGTGATATAGCAATACACTTACGTTATGGCTTTTATGGATGTACTTACTCACCCATTTATATTACGCCGCGAGCGGCGGGGAATTAGACCCACTAGAGATTAAAAGACATCGCCGATCGGGCAAGAGCTTTAGGGCGATCGCTGACTACCTTAATCGCAATAACTACCCGACTAAACGCGGTGGTAACTGGACTCATCGGACTGTGAAGCTGATTCTCGATCGGACAAAAGTCAAATCGGCTTAATGCAATTCAAGAGCGCAGGTTTCTGTTCAAAATGCCTCCAACCACTGACCAATTTATATAAGCAAGTGCTTGCTTATATAGCAATTAAATCATACTATACCTAATATTAAATATCAAAAAAGGATATTGTTATGAATGAGCATTTTTGCATTGATATTTCAATGACCCTTGGTGAGGCAATTCAATCATTGCGTATATCAGACGACGATATGACCAATACAATGGTGGAAATATCGCAAGCATTTGAGCAACACGACGCAGTTCACTTACTGTTTAATTGTGGCACTTCTATGCAAGACGAAATCGCTGCCCACATATGGATGGTATTTGCTACAACAGTAAATATCAGTGAGATGCATCGAGCAGTTTCGAACCAAGAACATCGCAATGTTTTGGCTAGTATTGGGCACCCAAAATTAATTGGCATCTGGTTACTCTGTCTTCCACGCATCATCAGCATTATTTTCAAGAGCCTACGCATGAAAAAGAGATTAGCGCTCGATGAGCTATCCCAGCTCAAGGGACAGTCCATTATCGAAATTCGCCAAGAACACGGCATTATTTTGTGAACACGCCCAAGTAAACCTGAGATTGAGTAGCAAATTCAGTGCCTCGTTCTAAAACTATTACAAACGAAGAAATTCTTACTGCAGCACGTTCTCTCTTTCTCAAAGAGGGGGCAAAAGCTTCTACACGAAACCTTGCTAAAATAGTTGGGATTTCTGAGGCGGTTATTTTTCAGCGATTTGGCACGAAAGAAGATCTCTTTTTTGCATCGATGGTGCTCCCGGAAGTGCAACTTGAGAAGATATTCAGTA
The sequence above is a segment of the Pseudanabaena sp. PCC 7367 genome. Coding sequences within it:
- a CDS encoding recombinase family protein, whose product is MYLLTHLYYAASGGELDPLEIKRHRRSGKSFRAIADYLNRNNYPTKRGGNWTHRTVKLILDRTKVKSA